The Cyclopterus lumpus isolate fCycLum1 chromosome 18, fCycLum1.pri, whole genome shotgun sequence nucleotide sequence GCTACCAGTAGTCAGTACTCCCttatattgttttacaacatttgtattgtttttgaaaATCAAGTAACTCATGAAAAATAGTCTGTCAGATTTACGTATAATTCTCAGTGTccgatatatatttaataaacgTTTAAACGACCGGTTTGTAGGAATGCAGCGACATCTAGTGGCGACATAGAAGAAGACACCGTCACAGAAACCTGTCAAATTGTCCTTCGTCTCCGCCGTGTGGCTCTCGTGTGTTTATACCGGAGACTTTCTCGTTGACAGCTATGTACGAGACCGTGAGATAGCAGCAGAGTAGCGACGTTATGAGCCACTTCTGTCCGGTTTGAACTAAAGTTCGACGTCTTGCTGTGGGGCGTGTAGCCCGAGGCGGCCCGTACGTGTCTTAAATAGTCAGCCACGTAAAAGACACAACGAGTATTGGCCTATTTAGGAGGCAGACACGACGTTGTTTCTGCTCCGGTGCTCGACGCGTTTCAAGGGGAAGTTACGCCAGACCCGCTTTACTAAACCGACGCTTTTTTAACGGTAACAGCTGCATCCTGTACGCGGCCGCACGGGACTTTACACCTTTTCGGATGTTTGGCATCCACTCTTCAATTCGGCATTAATTatcaatcaatatttatttatgtatagtttttttatttttttaatcaagttaAAGTCCTCTCAAACCCAGAGAGCGACCGAGTCACGTGAACGTGTTTCGTAGAGTTATTCGCGCAGACAGCGatataaaaacaacagattGAATTTGGCCCGGTCATTAgttccctttttcttcctcctcgcGAGTTAACGGAGCGGAGCCGCGTCTTCTCTTCCCGCAGAAACACACGAGCCAACGGGACGGTTCTCCTACCTGGTCCCCGCTTTGTCCCCCATCTCCTCGGTACTGTGTGGACAGTGGGTCTCGTTAGTACTGGTCTGGGGTCTGTGCTGGTCCCGTGtcctgctgccgctgccgctgcttTTTGGAGTAATTCAGTTTCCGCAGTTTAGGGACAAAAACCACGCCTACATGTAATTTTGACGGACACCTTAATCACCAAATCTAGTGGTACACCTGCAAATCAGCATCCACAACACTGGTAGAAGTATTAATGTCAGTATTAAGAAACAGGCTATTCTACCTCAGTTGCACTTCTGAGGGAGGCTCATTGTACCTGCACCAGGTGGAAGACATGCTCAGGTCCTTAAGTCACGATGTCAAACTACTCCAAATAAGTTCTGTATTTATAATCtttcttaaataaaaaatacagaagGGTTGTCAGCTTCAAGTCATAGTTATATCTACTGAATAGTGAGGGCTCCCAACCTAAGGGTTGGGCCCCTCCAAAGTGCCACAACATAGATCTATATGGTCCAAGGGGCATAAGATGAATAATGGCAGAGGTTCTAATCACAAATCTCTTTGGGGTTTTCCCGATTCTCTATTATCCGATTTTTTGAGTGAAGAATTTCACCAGTTATATGGGTTAAATTAACTCATCTGAGTCTTTCTCTGGTGGAACATCTATGTGAAACATCACACTGTGCCTGATGTGgacactgtctttttgtcttgtcgtgttttttttccttcttttttttattcaaactttATCTGAAAAGTAGAAACTACAGAAGAAAAGTCCAGTGAAGGAAAAAGACACCACACTATTTCCTTTTAAAGTATAGCCCAACAAATggaaatacatatatgtgtgtgtgtatatatatatatatatatatatatatatatatatatatatatatatatatatatgtatatatacatccatccatccattttcaataccgcttatcctcattagggtcgcgggggcgctggagcctatcccagctgacatagggcgaaggcaggggacaccctggacaggccgccagtccatcgagggcaatgtatatatacatatataattcaatttaaattcaattcaatttattttgtattgtccaaaatcacaaatttgcctcagagggctttacaatctgtacaaaaaTTCCCCAAAAACCCCTTTCATGGTGAAAAAACTGGatgaacccttcaggagagcaacagacgAGTATCCCTCTCCTcagatggacagaagtgcaatagataTATGAACAGCATAGTTACGACACATTCAATACATTCGACtgaaatgattcatataatcaataggcatgatgaaaaagcagtaatggtattggcaaaACTTATTGCAATACAACTAGCAATAGCAATGATAATAGCACTAGGTGTCAGGCAGGACCAAGGTCCAGATATAACTATaatccatgtaaacctgtgaggagagctccttccctctcctgaagaaacccaccctcgacccatctgaagtcaacaactacagacctgtctctctccttccttttctttccaaaactcttgagctatctttaaccaagtgtcctcctatctccacagtaacaaccttcttgaccctcaccagtctggattcaatgGTGGCcgctcaacagagactgccctccttgctgtctctgagcaacTTCACATTGCTaaagcagcctctctctcatctgtccttatccttctagaccgtTCTGCGGCATAcatatggtatttttgtagtttggctttcttgaagaaatgttactttcttgattcttattgttttgagtttgtactcatggttgaatacaattattgtaagtcgctttggataaaagcgtcagctaaatgacatataaTGTAATGAGAGAAAGCACAAATACTCCAGAAAAGGATcaaagtacagtatatatgtacagtatataactGTACTTTGAtcctgtactgtactgtactttgATATGAAAATACATGCATATATCCAGACGggacacacatttatacataaataatttgtacatacacatatttatatatacacagatacatatatatatatacatatacacatatttcattatatatatatatacatttgaacGACTCCTTGTCTATTAGAGAAACTGGGACCTAAATGCTACCAGGCTACATGAGACGCACACACTCGGGCGAATCCTACTCCTGTTATTATTGTATACGTCTTGAACATGTCTGAGTGGAAGGCATCTTTAATTGCCGGACATGATTGAAACCTTATATTCATCACGTTCTGTTAAAATAGTTTCTGGGTCATTTAGCTTTGCTGGCATTCCGCGCTATATATTTTTTGGgccaaagaaaaaacagaatattttattttgaaaggagtGGCCGGAAGAGGCCCCGTGTGGGAGTGTCACAGGGTGCCAGAGTGAACGCCCGTTGTATGCGGCTTTCTACACAGCGCTGAACCGCAGGCTACCGAGACCAACTGAACGGTGACAGGCCCGTTATTATACCCGCTTTATTCTCACTTTGTACCGGCTGTTCGCGTGTGTGGAGACCGGAGCCATGGCTAGCCGCTTTCTGTGGTCCCTCTGCCTGCTGCTGGCGCTGCTGTTGCCGCTCGGAGGTAAGGCTTTGTCCCGCACGCCCCGGCGGATCCACATGTTCCGCCTTTTGTGCCCCACTTTGATTCAAGGCCGAGTAACGGTCCACCGGCCTGGAGGCAGACGTGAGAGAGCCACATGCCCATTCAGATAATACTCTTTTATTAGCTGTACACGCGCTATAGGTTTATTTAAGTGAGCTGAAATCAGTTATTGTTGCTGCATTTTTGTTCCAGATATTACTGATGCTGATTACCAGCAGTAATATATACAGTAAttacacattattacattaagtGGAATTATTCCATCGAGTTTCTTCCAGTAGATCCAGTAATTTTagtcattaatattaatatatgaatTATGAGTTATTATAGATCAAAGTAATGTGGCACCACCCACAGCatcctccctgtctgtctgggTTGCAGCAGCATGTGCCCCACAGACAATGATGTCACTCTCGGTGATGTTGATTAATATGAAAAGTTGGTCACCTAAAAAGGTGAATAATTTGAGAGTAAATGTCTTAGTGCTGCATCACCGAGGCACCTGTTCTCACACCCACTGGTCTGCAGTGTGCAGACAGCCAGGTGCAGACAGCAGCGTGCAGACAGCCAGGTGCAGACAGCAGCGTGCAGACAGCCAGGTGCAGACAGCAGCGTGCAGACAGCCAGGTGCAGACAGCAGCGTGCAGACAGCCAGGTGCAGACAGCAGCATGCAGACAGTCAGGTGCAGACAGCAGTGTGCAGACAGTCAGGTGCAGACAGCAGTGTGCAGACAGTCAGGTGCAGACAGCAGTGTGCAGACAGCAGCATGCAGACAGCCAGGTGCAGACAGCAGCGTGCAGACAGCAGCATGCAGACAGCCAGGTGCATCGTGTTTGATTGTGCTGTGGGAGGATTCTGCTTTTCAAAGTTCTGCGTGATGACCTATAGTGTTTATTATGAGGGTGGACTTAAACTGGGGAAAATGATTTTCCCAATCAGTTGTCGGCAAGTAACTGCAATGCTCTGATGCAAATGATTTAGCAAATTATGTGAATACATTTTGGCACGCCAAGGTGGGGGGTTTAGGTTTAGGCATACGATTGAAAATGCTATTGAAAgtataatacaaaaatacaaggTTAATATGAGTTTGTCGGGGTTGGATGTTGGCACAATTTCCGTCTCAGCTCAGGACTGCTGTGGATTTGTATCGCCTGATACCTGGACTCTTGGTATCCATCATTATCCAATGTTTAAAAGAAGTACACCTCAATTGGAGCTCATTTTACCAAAGTTGGTAAAATGTTGGTAAAATGTTGCTGTTATTCACCTAAAAACTGCAGCACCTGTATCAGTGTGCATTGGTCCCATCGGGCCCAGACCTGTGACACTGGCAGTAATTGGGCGGGGCCCTTGGAGGACGAATGAGGTTCGCTTCTGTTTGTTCGGCTCTGCTTTTGTGTCCCGTCTGGTAAATGATCTCTGTTCTGCAGTCCAGACGACAAATAGAGCGGATTAGTGCACCGAGGGCCCAGTCTGGCACCATCTGTGTGACACAGTTGCACCAGCAGGGACTGTAAAACTGTTCCCTGACATGGTCCCACCTCTACAAAAAGTTTAAATCAAAGAGACCAGTGTGAATCCTTTTTGCTTTTTATGTGTTGGATCAAGTTTAACgtgtttgtttcctctgtctctctgggcTCTAGTCCTTTCTCAAGGCTTTGACCTGGCCGACGCTCTGGATGATGGCAGTGAACCAGGTAAGGACAACAGATCGCCATTCGTCTTGTGCATTTCTCCATTTCGGGGTTCCCTATAGATCTTTTTACACCCGGCGTCAATGAAaccatgcgtgtgtgtgatggtgaTGGAAGTTGCGTTTTTAGCGAGCTTTAAACATTGAATAAAAACGGCTAccaaaatcaaaatgtcctGTTGTTGCACGTTTGTTTGTCACTATCAATGAATCCAACATCAGACTTAGGTTtatccagcctttattttactttaaataagagaagatcatttatttataattagaCTATGTATTATCTATACTTAATCAGTTAATTttgaaatctgtaataataaatattgttcagatgttattcaattgaaccttctttatttaatttgacagttgttgactacatacagacaactgttggctacttcaatacatatggcacaaaatcatagagtGCAAAatttgacattattgtgatgttccggacctttgcatgaggaaattctctctaactggacctcgcttTATTTGAGTTGAATACCCCTGGCGTAGACAATAAACACGGATGAGTCTACAAGCAACCACGGACGCATTGGACTACCACTGGACCGTTTGTGACGTCCATTTTAACCTCTTGAGGCTATGTCCTGGTGTTCGACGTCCTGCACGTGAACGCAGACGACGGCGTTGGAAGCATCTGGCGATTTGTATGCTAGCTGGTGCAACGTTACATACTCTGTGTCTTCACCGAACATGAGTATATGTGGCCACTAAATATCGGGCCACTTGCTAACTGGAAAGTCCATTTGTTTAGGTTGCTTTCTCCATCTTTGGTGGCTAACGCCGTTGCATATGCAGTTACTTTATCATTGTGAGATATTCTCATGCTGAGACGATTGGAAACCTATGGCTGTCTGGAACTGGAAGAAAAATACATCCCATGTGTAGCATGTGTGCACAAAAAGTACTGTACAATATGATATCCACTATGAATAACACCAGGGAAGAGTAAAGACTTTCATATGACGATATAATTCCTCTTCGTCAACAGCGACCCCTTCACCAAAGCCAGCGAAGCCAGCAGCCCCAGctggaggaactggaggagGTAGGACCCACACAGCAGCTACTGACACTGGTCATTTCATTATATAATAATTGGAGAAAATGATGTAATACAACACCACCTTAACCAGGACAAGATCGTTTTGAAGTTTGGACCAATAAGGAATCGTggaccaaaatgttttttttaatgagtaaagcgcattttgtgttttcaaacTGTCATCTCGCTGTGTGTACTTATCATAACTGAAGTGGTTCTACAAATCTGTTCTGTGAATGTTCCGTGCAGACATTAAACTGGAGGACTTACAAGATCTCGAtggcaccaccaccaccaccaaagcCCCGCCCAAGGTCGTGCCCAAAGTTTCCACAGGTACCAAGGCCCCAGTGAAGCCTAAACCCAAGCCAGGTGAGAGACTGCACCATCCTGTGTTTATAGCCAGCTTTCCTCCTGAGGACATACCACCACTGCAGAGAGCACCTCCTCTTTATTAGAAACGTACCTTTATTTCTAATTTCTACTCTGCTTCTGCTTTAATTTGCTTTTAATCAAGATTTACTCCATTTCAACCCGTAGTCTTGATCCCCGTTTTTTATACCAGTACCGGTCCCACAAGACCAGTACTGTCCAGTTAGTTCCACATTATCAGGTGTTAAGCTACACCGTCGGTGAAACTCCCTGCACAAATGTTTAAAGTAGCAGTGTGTGAGATTTAGCGGCCTCTAGTGGTGAGGCCAAATCCGCCGCTCACTCAGCCCTCCCTGCGCGTGCTGGAGAACGTAAAGTGAAAACGTGAAAGGCTCTGTCtcgagccagtgtttggtttgtccattctgggctgctgtagaaacattaCAGTGCAACATGACAGACTTCgtgaagaggacccgctcccTATGTAGAaatgaagggctcattctaagacaacaaaaacacaacaatttcCTAATTGCAGGTGATAAAATTAAGATCtagttatgaatattgtatTCCGTTTCTGACAATACACCCCCTTAAATCCTTCACACTTGTCCTTTCACATTAGAAAGGTAGTACCTTTTATAGTGAAAAGGGGAGCAGGGATTAATGAGTTTCATTGGCTGTATCTTAACAGTGACaaagcagaagcagcagaaatgcacatattatattatattaacagcAATATCAATGCACATAGAACATTTTGATTTTCTGCGGCAGCTGTCTGTGTAGCTACAtgtagcttagcatagcatgaATAGATTGCAGGAGTTACACTGTATCAGACGAACACATGATATCATAAGGTTAGATAGTTCACACATGATATCGTAAGGTTAGCTGGTTCACACATGATATCGTAAGGTTAGCTGGTTCACACATGATATCATAAGGTTAGATAGTTCACACATTATATCGTAAGGTTAGCTGGTTCACACATGATATCATAAGGTTAGCTGGTTCACACATGATATCATAAGGTTAGCTGGTTCACACATGATATCGTAAGGTTAGCTGGTTCACACATGATATCATAAGGTTAGATAGTTCACACATTATATCGTAAGGTTAGCTGGTTCACATATGATATCATAAGGTTAGCTAGTTCACACATGATATCATAAGGTTAGATAGTTCACATATGATATCATAAGGTTAGCTGGTTCACACATGATATCATAAGGTTAGATAGTTCACACATGATATCATAAGGTTAGCTAGTTCACACATGATATCATAAGGTTAGCTGGTTCACACATGATATCATAAGGTTAGCTGGTTCACACATGATATCATAAGGTTAGATAGTTCACATATGATATCATAAGGTTAGCTAGTTCACACATGATATCATAAGGTTAGATAGTTCACACATGATATCATAAGGTTAGATAGTTCACACATGATATCATAAGGTTAGGTAGTTCACACATTATATCATAAGGTTAGCTGGTTCACACATGATATCATAAGGTTAGCTGGTTCACACATGATATCATAAGGTTAGCTGGTTCACACATGATGTCATAAGGTTAGCTAGGtcacacatgaatatatatatatattatttatccACCTTTAACTGAAGAGTCTCGTAGGTCTTTTAATTTCTCTCATTACAGTCTCAGTTTATCTGTTGTAATACATCTTTTAATTAAGACTCCTGCTTTTGCCTTTATTTTGCAAAAACATTGATCGCCGACCTTTTGACCTCTACAGCTGCGGATGACTTTGACCTGGGTGATGCCTTGGACCCCAACAATGACATTGGTGGCAAGGATAAAAACAAGGGGCAGGGAGGTGGGTCGGAGTGTCTCCCATAGGACTAGCATCATTTTAAAGGGATTTCATGTGGGATTAAAGCCACTCTGTGTAGAATATGAACAATCTATGACATCAGAATAAATGATGATTTACAAGATGTACACATAGTGGCTTTAAGTGATAGTAAGTCATTCTCTGCAGTATATTTAGGGCATTTTCAATTAATTTGCATGTGATCAGATCATAAAGAACCCTCGCCCTTAATAAATATACTGCAGTCGAAACCTATCCACTCATCTGTGTCTCCATTCAAGTTCCCAGTACTCCCAGCATTGCAGTATTGAGACAAAACTCTGAAAGAAGGACTTATAGTAGATATAAGATTAGTCAatattttttcaattcaattcaattcagtttattttgtttagcccaatatgaaggtttcttcccttttttccctgtcaaaggttatttttggggagtttttcctgattcgatgtgaggtcctgggacagggatgtcgtatgtgtacagattgtaaagccctctgaggcaaatttgtaatttgaatattgtgataaagttctttattttctgtaatgcaattaaaaaaacaaaaatgtcatgcattctggattcattacaaatcaactgaaatattgcaagccttttattcttttaatattgctgattatggcttacagcttaagaaaactcaaatatcctatctctaaatattagaatatttcctcagaccaagtaaaaaaaaaagatttataacagcaaaacaaaatcaaacatttgaaaatgtccattaatgcacTCAGTACTTGGTTGGGAATCCTTTTGCACGGATTACTGCATCAATGCGGCGTGTCATGGAGGCAATCAGCCTGTGGCATTGCTGAGGTGTTatggatgcccaggatgcttcaatagcggcct carries:
- the cd99l2 gene encoding CD99 antigen-like protein 2 isoform X2, whose amino-acid sequence is MASRFLWSLCLLLALLLPLGVLSQGFDLADALDDGSEPATPSPKPAKPAAPAGGTGGDIKLEDLQDLDGTTTTTKAPPKVVPKVSTGTKAPVKPKPKPAADDFDLGDALDPNNDIGGKDKNKGQGGGFSDDDLFDVGKDNTYKPDKGKGGRPSGDKDQINQYDDNTETTAEVGTIAGIVSAVAMALVGAISSYISYQKKKLCFGLQQSLNTDMVKAENPEAVVATEPQVQQTLLEPPNAEPPTEENAV